One stretch of Chryseobacterium sp. LJ668 DNA includes these proteins:
- a CDS encoding YHS domain-containing protein, which produces MKYTIILTAILSVSLWSCARETPKVKHKKTMTTSKGNMKNIKVVNAEDPICHMKTAEYIKDTTIYKNKVYGFCSTYCKDEFNKNPEKYAHQ; this is translated from the coding sequence ATGAAATATACAATAATTCTGACAGCAATACTGTCTGTCTCGTTATGGTCATGTGCGAGGGAAACGCCGAAGGTGAAGCACAAAAAGACGATGACTACTTCCAAAGGGAATATGAAAAATATTAAAGTTGTGAATGCAGAAGATCCCATCTGTCATATGAAAACAGCAGAATATATTAAAGATACAACGATCTATAAAAATAAAGTGTACGGTTTTTGCAGTACGTACTGCAAGGATGAATTTAATAAAAATCCTGAGAAGTATGCCCACCAATAG
- a CDS encoding N-acetylmuramoyl-L-alanine amidase family protein: MYTRKFKIILAFLFILSTHFAYSQKKFTVVLDAGHGGSDHGANRTYSDIGRIAEKDVTLALVLKIGRMLEKNKDFKVIYTRKIDEFPSLSDRTNLANRSKADLFVSVHCNSSVRPTAYGTETFVQGPDQNDTNLEVAKRENDVIFLDEKDKQTFGSYDARSPESLIALKLQQSKYLESSLLLGGLVEGNFVNKDKRSSRGVWQKNLHVLRMNAMPSVLIETGFINHPEESHYLASEKGQDEISESIYQAIIDYKKAIDRKSGGSVAIKKPEPEKKEEAPLKNDFRILLMTSAIKYNEDDPALKGLNYIMPLKENGIYKYYYSVTNMASIRDSNIKTAKDAGFRNAYAVGFIPNQKLNTGYYTIEVFVGKEKLSANSFILQTLKDVERDKNNGLFYYTYGKVSSLEDAVKLQKELEAKGVKNTTIQKISK, from the coding sequence ATGTACACACGAAAATTTAAAATAATTTTAGCATTTCTCTTTATACTTTCTACTCATTTTGCTTATTCCCAAAAAAAATTCACTGTCGTTTTAGATGCTGGACACGGGGGAAGTGATCATGGAGCGAACAGAACATATAGTGATATAGGAAGGATTGCCGAAAAAGATGTTACCCTTGCGTTGGTTCTTAAAATAGGGAGAATGCTCGAGAAAAACAAAGATTTTAAAGTAATCTATACCCGTAAAATAGATGAATTCCCTTCACTATCTGACAGAACGAATCTTGCGAACCGAAGTAAAGCAGATCTTTTTGTTTCCGTACACTGCAACTCTTCGGTAAGACCAACCGCATATGGAACAGAAACTTTTGTACAGGGACCTGATCAGAATGACACCAATCTGGAAGTTGCAAAAAGAGAAAATGACGTAATTTTTCTTGATGAAAAAGATAAACAGACATTTGGCTCGTACGATGCAAGATCTCCGGAATCACTAATTGCGCTTAAACTCCAGCAAAGTAAGTACCTAGAATCTAGTCTTTTGCTCGGTGGCCTTGTTGAAGGAAACTTCGTTAATAAAGACAAAAGATCATCTAGAGGTGTATGGCAAAAAAACCTTCACGTTTTGCGAATGAATGCAATGCCGTCTGTATTGATAGAAACCGGATTTATCAATCATCCGGAAGAAAGTCATTATTTAGCTTCAGAAAAAGGTCAGGACGAAATTTCAGAAAGTATATATCAGGCGATTATCGATTATAAAAAGGCTATCGACAGAAAATCCGGCGGCTCAGTAGCAATAAAAAAACCAGAACCTGAGAAGAAAGAGGAAGCACCTTTAAAAAATGATTTTAGAATATTGCTGATGACTTCTGCAATAAAGTACAATGAAGATGACCCTGCTCTAAAAGGTTTGAATTATATCATGCCTTTAAAAGAAAACGGAATCTACAAATATTACTACAGTGTCACCAATATGGCCTCTATACGCGACAGCAATATAAAAACAGCTAAAGATGCCGGATTCAGAAATGCGTATGCGGTAGGATTTATACCTAATCAAAAGCTCAATACCGGCTACTACACCATCGAAGTATTTGTAGGAAAAGAGAAGCTAAGTGCTAATTCATTTATTCTTCAGACATTAAAAGACGTTGAAAGAGACAAAAACAATGGCCTGTTCTATTACACGTACGGAAAAGTTTCATCATTGGAAGATGCCGTGAAACTTCAGAAAGAACTGGAAGCCAAAGGAGTGAAAAATACGACCATTCAAAAAATAAGTAAATAA
- the rpsT gene encoding 30S ribosomal protein S20, with product MANHKSALKRIRQNEKRKVRNRYYHKTARTALKVLRNEEDKAAATEQLPKVISLLDRLAKKNIIHKNKAANLKSKLTKHVNKLA from the coding sequence ATGGCAAATCATAAATCAGCATTAAAGAGAATAAGACAAAACGAGAAAAGAAAAGTTCGTAACAGATACTATCACAAGACTGCAAGAACAGCTTTGAAGGTATTAAGAAATGAAGAAGATAAGGCTGCAGCTACTGAGCAATTGCCAAAAGTTATCTCTTTATTAGACAGATTAGCGAAGAAAAACATTATTCACAAGAATAAGGCAGCTAATTTAAAAAGTAAACTGACTAAGCACGTTAACAAGTTAGCGTAA
- a CDS encoding heavy metal translocating P-type ATPase translates to MEECCSTKPKKQHDHSEQDGHEHEHSHDAGDKTIFRMFLPAIISFSLLLIGIALDHFIENNWFNGWLRLVWYMITYLPVGIPVLKEAYESIVHGDVFSEFFLMGIATVGAFAIDEYPEGVAVMLFYSIGEVFQAMAVTRAKSNIKLLLDQRPDEVTILKDGKPQVVKAETVNIGEIIQLKSGEKLGLDGELMSEKGSFNTSALTGESKPDTKVKGEKVLAGMINLNTVSQIKVTAEFKDSKLSKILELVQNATSQKAPTELFIRKFAKIYTPIVVFLAIGITFLPYFFVDDYQFKTWLYKALVFLVISCPCALVISIPLGYFGGIGAGSRNGILIKGSNFLDVLANIHTVVMDKTGTMTEGVFKVQEVYFNDEFNQDEILKLVNALESQSTHPVATAIHEFVGEVDHSIQLENVEEIAGHGLKANINGKELLVGNFKLLEKFNIQFDFKPENIVYTLIAVAYDEKFVGYLTIADSIKTNAQLTVNKLKSLGVKTTMLSGDKTSVVKFVADQLGIENAFGDLLPEDKVNKIKEIKSKNQTVAFVGDGVNDAPVIALSDVGIAMGGLGSDATIETADIVIQDDQPSKIPMAINIGKQTKKIVWQNITLAFMVKAIVLILGAGGIATMWEAVFADVGVALLAILNAVRIQKMKF, encoded by the coding sequence ATGGAAGAATGTTGCAGCACAAAACCAAAAAAACAGCACGATCACTCAGAACAAGATGGCCACGAGCATGAGCATTCTCATGATGCGGGAGACAAAACCATTTTCCGGATGTTTCTTCCTGCGATCATTTCGTTTTCTTTATTATTGATAGGAATTGCTCTTGATCATTTTATTGAAAATAATTGGTTCAATGGTTGGCTTCGTCTTGTTTGGTATATGATTACTTATCTTCCTGTCGGAATTCCAGTTTTAAAAGAAGCGTATGAAAGCATCGTTCACGGTGATGTGTTTTCAGAGTTTTTCCTGATGGGGATTGCTACAGTTGGTGCGTTTGCAATCGATGAATACCCGGAAGGTGTTGCTGTGATGCTTTTTTATTCGATAGGTGAAGTATTTCAGGCAATGGCAGTTACGAGAGCAAAATCAAATATTAAATTACTACTTGATCAACGTCCCGATGAAGTTACCATTTTAAAAGACGGAAAACCTCAAGTTGTGAAAGCCGAAACGGTAAACATTGGCGAAATCATTCAATTAAAATCCGGAGAGAAATTAGGTTTGGATGGCGAACTGATGTCTGAAAAAGGTTCCTTCAATACTTCTGCACTGACAGGTGAAAGTAAACCCGATACCAAAGTAAAAGGTGAAAAAGTTTTGGCAGGAATGATTAATCTAAATACCGTAAGTCAAATTAAAGTTACAGCGGAATTTAAAGACAGTAAGTTGAGCAAAATTTTAGAACTCGTTCAGAATGCAACTTCTCAAAAAGCTCCTACAGAGTTATTTATAAGAAAATTCGCGAAAATTTACACGCCGATTGTAGTTTTTCTGGCAATTGGAATTACTTTTCTGCCTTACTTTTTTGTAGACGATTATCAGTTTAAAACTTGGCTGTATAAAGCATTGGTTTTTCTGGTGATTTCTTGTCCGTGTGCTTTGGTGATTTCAATTCCTTTAGGATATTTTGGGGGAATCGGAGCAGGAAGCCGAAATGGAATTTTAATTAAAGGAAGTAATTTTTTAGATGTTTTGGCGAATATTCATACTGTTGTGATGGATAAGACGGGGACGATGACGGAAGGTGTTTTTAAAGTTCAGGAAGTTTATTTTAATGATGAATTTAATCAAGATGAAATTCTAAAATTAGTCAATGCTTTGGAAAGCCAGAGTACGCATCCAGTTGCAACCGCAATTCATGAGTTTGTGGGAGAAGTTGATCATTCTATTCAATTAGAAAATGTAGAAGAAATTGCAGGACATGGTTTGAAAGCAAATATTAATGGAAAAGAATTGTTGGTCGGAAATTTTAAATTACTCGAAAAATTCAATATTCAGTTTGATTTTAAACCTGAAAACATTGTCTATACTTTGATTGCTGTTGCTTATGATGAAAAATTCGTGGGCTATCTTACCATTGCCGATTCTATAAAAACTAATGCTCAGCTGACAGTTAATAAATTAAAATCTTTAGGTGTAAAAACTACGATGTTGAGCGGAGATAAAACTTCCGTTGTAAAATTCGTAGCAGATCAGTTGGGAATTGAAAATGCATTCGGAGATTTGCTTCCCGAAGATAAAGTAAATAAGATTAAAGAAATTAAATCAAAAAATCAAACTGTCGCTTTCGTTGGTGATGGTGTCAATGATGCGCCTGTTATTGCATTGAGTGATGTAGGGATTGCGATGGGAGGATTAGGAAGTGATGCAACGATCGAAACTGCTGATATTGTCATTCAGGATGATCAGCCGAGTAAAATTCCGATGGCGATCAACATAGGAAAACAGACCAAAAAAATTGTGTGGCAGAATATTACTTTGGCATTTATGGTAAAAGCAATTGTTTTAATTCTGGGAGCAGGTGGAATTGCAACGATGTGGGAGGCTGTTTTTGCTGATGTTGGTGTAGCATTATTGGCTATTTTAAATGCAGTAAGGATTCAGAAGATGAAATTTTAA
- a CDS encoding superoxide dismutase produces MKIYKIAAFTAVFAAQFAFAQFKQTPLPYAYNALEGNIDAQTMEIHYSKHAAAYVSNLNKAIAGTPQEKQTLFQILSKAGTLPMAVRNNAGGHYNHELFWTVMTPQKDTQPSAKLSKAITDAFGSMDAFKEKMSKAGADRFGSGWAWLSVDKNGKLFVSSTPNQDNPLMDVVEEKGTPIFGIDVWEHAYYLKYQNKRADYLTAIWNVTNWKEVSRRYDEALSKK; encoded by the coding sequence ATGAAGATTTATAAAATTGCTGCATTCACTGCAGTTTTTGCAGCGCAGTTTGCGTTTGCACAATTTAAGCAGACTCCTTTACCTTACGCATACAATGCACTGGAAGGGAATATTGATGCACAAACAATGGAAATTCACTATTCTAAGCATGCTGCAGCTTACGTGAGTAACTTAAATAAAGCAATTGCCGGAACACCTCAGGAAAAGCAGACTTTGTTCCAGATTCTTTCTAAAGCCGGAACACTGCCAATGGCGGTAAGAAATAATGCAGGTGGACATTATAATCATGAGTTATTCTGGACGGTTATGACGCCCCAAAAAGACACTCAACCTTCAGCAAAACTGTCAAAAGCAATTACAGATGCCTTCGGAAGTATGGATGCCTTTAAAGAAAAAATGAGCAAAGCAGGAGCAGACCGTTTCGGTTCTGGTTGGGCTTGGCTTTCTGTCGATAAAAATGGGAAGTTATTCGTTTCATCGACGCCTAATCAGGACAACCCATTAATGGATGTAGTAGAAGAAAAGGGAACGCCTATCTTTGGAATTGATGTTTGGGAACATGCTTATTACCTGAAGTATCAAAACAAAAGGGCTGACTATTTAACTGCCATATGGAACGTTACCAACTGGAAAGAAGTGAGCAGAAGATATGATGAGGCTTTAAGTAAGAAGTAA
- a CDS encoding putative LPS assembly protein LptD — translation MDKTVFKNILQILIILIFNSFLAQQTPKKLAETKVVNDTISKKDTIVVKKEALEDVLETKADVQRRDFPKKMIYLNKNAQVKYQDMQIDADYISIDEQRNLIFARGKQDSLGRIIEPVITTQAGKKYETNEFSYNTKTRQAIAYNARTEESEGIIVAEKTKKYNDSVFFMRRGLFTTDDYFIKKKDSLADYHLLAPHIKLVKGKNSSSVITGPVQMYIEQVPTPLIMPFAILPFSEKRSAGILIPSFGEREDVGFFLNGIGYYQPIGEHFDLKVLADIYTKGSWNLRPEMNYLKKYRYSGNFAADIGTTVRGIKGLDDYSKTGTYRIAWRHSQDAKANPFLTFSASVDVTSQTFYNNTVNNNYIMDQSVLRTQQNSTLTLTKRFLKLPATITGTASYSQNFATGLADLRLPQMNVAINQFYLFKSKTGVRNGLLENITINTGLNLTNFVSTGEGELFTKAMWDKLQTGVKNNIAVGTNTTIAKYFTFSLNANIDNALTTKTLTKFYDPIENKVVDQVNKKIAGYSTFSTSASLQTTLYGMLNFKKGASIEAIRHMMTPSIGFTYSPDFGGPGFGYFRNYYDVNGAITPYSIFDNGIVGAPSSGMVGALGYNIGNNIEMKVKSKSDSTGVKKIKIFESLNISGNYNFAAKTHPWSVITVSGQSSLFENKLSINTSLTLDPYKILFIPGQETGIRTENFGSFSVQGFNVQLSYPLSSELFGEKIDYAKKYKQKGEIRNENYYFDDDNYAHFDQAWTLNVNANYAYSKTLTRTPNRIASIGLDGSIKLTPYWNINGSTHYDMVTKDLAYTRIGFSRDQRSFTINFNWVPFGQYKVYDFFIGIKANILSDALKYKDRSFTQPNPPF, via the coding sequence TTGGACAAAACCGTCTTCAAAAATATATTACAAATTTTAATTATCCTAATTTTTAACAGTTTTTTAGCACAGCAAACACCTAAAAAATTAGCAGAAACTAAGGTAGTTAACGATACAATCTCCAAAAAGGATACTATTGTTGTAAAGAAAGAAGCCCTGGAGGATGTTTTAGAGACTAAAGCAGACGTTCAGCGTCGTGATTTTCCGAAGAAAATGATTTATCTGAACAAAAATGCTCAGGTAAAATATCAGGATATGCAGATTGATGCAGATTACATTTCTATTGACGAACAAAGAAACCTTATTTTTGCGAGAGGAAAGCAAGATTCTCTAGGTAGGATTATCGAACCTGTTATTACTACACAGGCAGGTAAAAAATACGAGACTAATGAGTTCAGTTATAATACCAAAACGCGTCAGGCAATTGCATACAATGCCCGTACAGAAGAGAGTGAAGGAATTATTGTCGCTGAAAAGACCAAAAAATACAATGATTCGGTTTTTTTTATGAGACGGGGCTTGTTTACCACAGATGATTACTTCATTAAGAAAAAAGATTCTCTGGCAGATTACCACCTTCTTGCACCGCACATCAAATTGGTAAAAGGAAAAAATAGCAGTTCTGTTATTACCGGGCCGGTTCAGATGTATATAGAGCAGGTGCCTACGCCGTTGATTATGCCTTTTGCTATCTTACCGTTTTCAGAAAAAAGATCTGCAGGTATTCTTATTCCAAGTTTTGGTGAAAGAGAAGACGTCGGGTTTTTCCTGAACGGAATTGGATATTACCAACCCATTGGCGAGCATTTTGATTTGAAAGTTTTAGCAGATATTTATACCAAAGGAAGCTGGAACCTTCGTCCGGAAATGAATTATCTTAAAAAATACCGGTATTCTGGTAATTTTGCTGCAGATATCGGAACAACGGTTCGAGGGATTAAAGGTTTGGATGATTATAGTAAAACTGGAACCTACAGAATCGCCTGGAGGCATAGTCAGGATGCAAAGGCAAATCCGTTTTTAACGTTTTCCGCATCAGTTGATGTGACAAGCCAGACATTCTATAATAATACAGTCAATAATAATTACATTATGGATCAGAGTGTGCTTAGAACTCAGCAGAATTCTACGCTTACACTCACCAAAAGATTCCTGAAGCTTCCCGCAACAATTACCGGAACAGCTTCTTACTCACAGAATTTCGCAACGGGATTAGCAGATTTACGTTTGCCGCAGATGAATGTCGCGATCAATCAGTTTTATTTATTTAAATCTAAGACCGGAGTAAGAAACGGGCTACTAGAAAATATTACTATTAATACTGGTCTGAATCTAACCAATTTTGTAAGCACCGGCGAAGGTGAGCTGTTTACAAAGGCCATGTGGGACAAATTACAGACTGGTGTTAAAAACAACATTGCCGTAGGAACCAATACAACCATTGCAAAATATTTCACTTTCAGTTTGAATGCTAATATTGATAATGCCTTAACGACAAAAACTTTAACCAAATTCTATGATCCCATCGAGAATAAGGTTGTAGATCAGGTCAACAAAAAAATTGCGGGTTATTCTACTTTTTCTACTTCAGCGAGTCTGCAGACCACGCTTTATGGAATGCTGAATTTCAAAAAAGGAGCTTCAATAGAAGCTATTAGACACATGATGACGCCTAGTATAGGTTTTACATATTCTCCTGACTTTGGAGGACCCGGCTTTGGATATTTTAGAAATTATTACGATGTAAACGGAGCGATAACGCCTTACTCAATTTTTGATAATGGTATTGTGGGTGCCCCATCTTCCGGAATGGTTGGAGCCTTGGGCTACAATATTGGAAATAATATCGAAATGAAAGTAAAGTCGAAAAGCGATTCTACAGGTGTGAAGAAGATCAAAATATTTGAATCTTTAAATATTTCCGGAAATTACAACTTTGCGGCAAAAACTCATCCTTGGTCAGTTATTACCGTCAGTGGTCAGTCTTCTTTATTTGAAAATAAGCTGAGTATCAATACAAGTTTAACTTTAGATCCATATAAAATTTTATTTATTCCGGGACAGGAAACTGGTATCAGAACAGAGAATTTTGGTTCTTTCAGTGTGCAGGGCTTCAATGTGCAGCTGTCTTATCCTTTAAGTAGTGAGCTTTTCGGGGAGAAAATAGATTATGCTAAAAAATATAAGCAAAAAGGGGAAATCCGGAACGAAAATTATTATTTTGATGATGATAATTATGCCCATTTTGACCAGGCTTGGACGCTGAACGTTAATGCCAATTACGCCTATTCCAAAACATTGACAAGAACTCCGAACAGAATCGCCTCAATTGGGCTAGACGGAAGCATCAAGCTAACTCCATACTGGAATATCAATGGGAGTACACATTACGATATGGTCACAAAAGATCTTGCTTACACCAGAATCGGTTTTTCAAGAGATCAGCGAAGCTTCACCATCAATTTCAACTGGGTGCCTTTCGGGCAATATAAAGTGTATGATTTCTTTATCGGAATTAAAGCGAATATCCTTAGCGATGCGCTGAAATATAAAGACAGAAGCTTTACACAGCCTAATCCGCCTTTCTAG
- a CDS encoding Fur family transcriptional regulator, which produces MKEEIENKLIDKNTKPTSMRILVYDFLNFQNTALSLSEIENYFENADRTTIYRTLKTFEEKGIVHSIQENTTTKYKLCHDDCDEKTHKDWHLHFYCKICKQTTCKEDISIPENVQTNFRIDEIRFFAKGICETCMESLQ; this is translated from the coding sequence ATGAAAGAAGAAATCGAAAACAAACTGATCGATAAAAATACCAAACCTACAAGTATGAGGATTTTGGTGTATGATTTTTTAAATTTTCAAAACACAGCATTGTCTTTATCTGAAATAGAAAATTATTTTGAAAATGCAGACAGAACAACCATTTACAGAACCTTAAAAACCTTCGAAGAAAAAGGGATCGTTCACAGTATTCAGGAAAATACAACTACAAAATACAAACTTTGTCATGACGACTGTGATGAAAAAACGCATAAAGATTGGCATCTTCATTTTTACTGCAAAATCTGTAAACAAACTACCTGCAAAGAAGATATTTCTATTCCGGAAAATGTTCAGACCAATTTCAGGATTGATGAGATTAGATTTTTCGCAAAAGGCATCTGTGAAACCTGTATGGAAAGTTTGCAATAG
- a CDS encoding SCO family protein, with the protein MPTNRKPDAQSKNKIIIPIVVIALLFLGIGFGMSYFKKSLYTVMKVPEFELTNQNSRKISNKDMLGKVYLVEFFFSRCPTICPVMNSNMKFIQHEINSPDFGIISISIDPDNDTPEILKEHAKMIGVNSLNWHFLTGKRSYIGDLADQFNIYVGDESDEGESLNHSGMIALVDQEGNVRCRYNKKNMPILYYSGLNYADEEGKTPKLTGKYHPDRELLIEDIRKLLK; encoded by the coding sequence ATGCCCACCAATAGAAAGCCTGATGCACAATCAAAAAATAAAATCATTATCCCGATTGTTGTGATTGCTCTGCTTTTTTTAGGAATCGGTTTTGGGATGAGCTATTTTAAGAAAAGTCTATATACAGTAATGAAAGTTCCGGAATTTGAACTGACCAATCAAAACAGCCGGAAAATTTCAAATAAAGATATGCTAGGAAAAGTTTATCTGGTAGAGTTCTTTTTCAGCCGGTGTCCTACAATTTGTCCTGTGATGAATTCAAATATGAAGTTTATTCAGCATGAAATCAACAGTCCTGATTTTGGTATTATTTCTATAAGTATAGACCCTGATAATGACACACCTGAAATTTTGAAAGAGCATGCAAAAATGATCGGTGTAAACTCGCTCAACTGGCATTTTCTCACCGGAAAAAGATCGTATATAGGTGATCTTGCAGATCAGTTTAATATCTATGTCGGTGATGAGAGTGATGAAGGAGAAAGCCTTAACCACAGCGGAATGATTGCTTTGGTAGATCAGGAAGGAAATGTACGTTGTCGTTATAACAAAAAAAATATGCCAATCTTGTACTACTCAGGTTTGAATTATGCTGATGAAGAAGGGAAAACTCCAAAATTAACCGGAAAGTATCATCCGGATCGAGAGTTATTAATAGAAGACATCAGGAAATTATTAAAATAG